From Rudanella lutea DSM 19387, a single genomic window includes:
- a CDS encoding chondroitinase-B domain-containing protein, with amino-acid sequence MRQFLNYVLLLVASLLLTDGYSRELPVRTPTEFGEAVEKLQPGDTLIMRNGVWADALLVFKGTGTASRPIVLRAEKAGGVTLEGKSRLRLAGQYLLVTGLYFRNGYTPGSGVIEFREDSKHLAFNCRVTECVIDGFNNPDRMKEDIWVQLYGQHNRFDHNYVAGKKNGGVTLAVNLNDAQNQNNEHRIDHNYFGPRPRLGSNGGETIRVGVSTFSLTSSRTLIEENYFYHCNGEVEIISIKSCDNHIRRNLFVECEGGLVLRHGNRNLIEGNVFLGNGKPHTGGVRVINAGHKIWNNYFADLNGEDFRSALTIMNAVPNSPINRYHQVRDVLIAHNTFVNCKSIELAAGKDLERTARPENVQVIGNVFYSPKTDSLFHVYDDISGISFRDNVVQLGTKPYLPGLTAATMSLMKTSDGLLVPLPKATLPPDFPTVPGSMDITGSPRKNGNLAGAVLSAAVRQFKRPVVEAEAGPGWFRPMPTDNPKTGNIWPVRSNEPDALSRICKQLKPHDVVELVDTGTYPVSKAIPINMPLTFRAKAGLPTRPTVAFAGEDGNFAFFTIENGGALRLDGLAFVGTSASNVADCIIRTSANPMIEHYKLIVNNCLFTDLTEGRRSAFRATKSTYADTVLFSNCVFSNITGDVLSLAAEKEDKGIYNAEYVILQNCLFRNILTGALDLYRGGNDESTLGPFLTVDRCTFDNVGNVELGHVLSMKGAQWTDIRNCLFHNSGRAGRSLLYEDYGWTTNRLTNCNFYQAGRIESFYPVRQTGITKLPTEFINPAAFDYRLKPATPLARQATKGRFLGFSATP; translated from the coding sequence ATGCGCCAGTTCCTAAACTACGTACTTTTACTCGTTGCTTCGCTCCTGCTAACGGATGGATACAGTCGTGAGTTACCCGTTCGCACCCCTACCGAATTTGGCGAAGCCGTAGAAAAACTGCAACCTGGCGATACACTGATTATGCGCAATGGCGTATGGGCTGATGCCTTGCTGGTGTTTAAAGGAACCGGCACGGCGAGCCGACCCATTGTGCTGCGGGCCGAAAAGGCGGGCGGTGTCACGCTCGAAGGGAAATCACGGCTACGCTTGGCCGGTCAATACCTCCTTGTGACAGGGTTGTATTTCCGCAACGGATACACCCCAGGCAGTGGAGTTATTGAGTTTCGGGAAGATAGCAAACACCTCGCTTTCAACTGCCGGGTAACTGAGTGCGTCATCGACGGATTTAACAATCCAGACCGCATGAAAGAAGACATCTGGGTTCAGCTGTATGGACAACATAACCGGTTTGATCATAACTACGTAGCAGGTAAGAAAAACGGGGGTGTAACCCTGGCTGTAAACCTCAACGATGCCCAAAACCAGAATAACGAACATCGAATCGACCACAACTACTTTGGCCCTCGCCCCCGACTGGGGTCCAACGGGGGCGAAACCATCCGGGTGGGTGTGTCGACCTTTTCGCTGACCTCTTCACGGACGCTGATCGAGGAAAATTACTTTTACCACTGCAACGGCGAAGTCGAGATTATTTCGATTAAGTCGTGCGACAACCACATCCGGCGCAATCTTTTTGTCGAATGCGAAGGAGGGCTGGTGCTACGTCACGGTAACCGCAACCTTATCGAAGGCAATGTATTTCTGGGAAACGGAAAGCCACATACCGGCGGGGTGCGGGTTATTAATGCGGGCCACAAAATCTGGAACAACTACTTTGCTGATCTCAATGGCGAAGACTTCCGGTCGGCACTCACGATCATGAACGCCGTGCCCAATTCGCCCATTAACCGGTATCATCAGGTTCGCGACGTGCTGATCGCACACAATACGTTTGTCAACTGCAAAAGCATTGAACTGGCCGCCGGTAAAGACCTTGAACGTACCGCCCGCCCTGAAAATGTACAGGTGATCGGTAATGTATTTTACAGCCCAAAAACGGATTCGCTCTTTCACGTCTACGACGATATCAGCGGCATTTCATTTCGCGACAACGTGGTTCAACTGGGCACGAAGCCCTACCTACCGGGCCTGACAGCCGCCACCATGAGCCTCATGAAAACGTCCGACGGGCTCCTCGTACCACTCCCAAAGGCTACCCTACCGCCCGATTTTCCGACTGTACCCGGCTCTATGGATATCACCGGCAGCCCGCGTAAAAATGGTAATCTGGCCGGGGCGGTGCTATCGGCGGCAGTACGTCAGTTTAAACGGCCGGTGGTTGAAGCCGAGGCAGGACCGGGCTGGTTCCGTCCGATGCCCACTGACAACCCCAAAACGGGTAACATCTGGCCGGTACGGTCCAATGAACCGGATGCTCTCTCCAGAATTTGTAAACAACTGAAGCCGCACGATGTGGTCGAGCTGGTGGATACTGGTACTTACCCAGTCTCGAAAGCCATACCCATAAACATGCCCCTCACGTTTCGGGCCAAAGCAGGGCTACCCACGCGCCCAACTGTGGCGTTTGCGGGTGAGGATGGCAACTTTGCGTTTTTCACCATCGAAAACGGTGGAGCCCTGCGGCTCGATGGCCTGGCCTTCGTGGGTACGTCGGCATCAAACGTAGCCGACTGTATCATTCGGACTAGCGCAAACCCCATGATTGAGCATTACAAACTGATTGTCAATAATTGCCTTTTCACCGACTTGACTGAGGGCCGAAGATCCGCTTTTCGGGCCACCAAAAGTACCTATGCCGACACGGTGCTGTTCAGCAATTGTGTGTTCAGCAATATTACAGGCGATGTGCTGAGCCTGGCCGCCGAAAAAGAAGACAAGGGCATTTACAACGCCGAGTACGTCATTTTGCAAAACTGTCTTTTTCGGAACATTCTAACAGGCGCCCTCGACCTCTACCGCGGGGGGAATGACGAAAGTACGCTGGGACCGTTTCTGACCGTTGACCGCTGTACATTCGACAACGTGGGTAATGTAGAGCTTGGCCATGTGTTGAGCATGAAAGGGGCGCAGTGGACCGACATCCGAAACTGTCTGTTTCACAACAGCGGGCGGGCGGGCCGCAGCCTTTTGTACGAAGACTACGGCTGGACTACCAACCGACTCACAAATTGTAATTTCTATCAGGCTGGGCGTATCGAATCCTTTTACCCGGTTCGGCAAACCGGCATCACTAAACTACCCACCGAGTTTATCAATCCGGCAGCCTTCGACTACCGACTCAAGCCTGCTACCCCTTTAGCAAGGCAGGCAACCAAAGGGCGGTTCCTGGGATTTT